The Actinomycetes bacterium genomic sequence CGGCCTTCTCCGGGATGACCGCCTTGATGACGCGTGATCGCAGCAGCGCCCGGTGCCCGCGCGAGCAGTAGGCCTTGTCCGCGCGCAGCACGTCCGGGGTGGTGCCGTCGCCGCCGTGGTGAAGGCGGCCGCGGATGATCCCGGTAGGCGCCGCAGGCTCAACCGAGGGGCGACCTCGGGTGGCCCGGCAACTTTCCCAGCTCAGGGCCCCGAGGTGACCTCCACGTCGGCCTCACCGGCCGGCTCGACCCGCTCGTCTTTGGGCGGTGCCGCTATGCCCGTCGCCCGGCCGTGCAGCGCGAAGCTGGCGAGCAGGCCGAGCCCGAGGAACCCGGCCGCGACGTAGGCGGACAGGCTGCTCGCCTTGGACAGGGCCACCTGGGCGCGCTGGGCGATCGGCTGGGTTACCGGGTTGCTCTCCAGCTCCGGGATCACCGCACCTGCGGTCACCTTGACCGACTCGACCGCGGCAGCACGCTGCTGGGCGCTCAGGCTCGGCACCTGCTCGAGCTGCCGGTCGAGGTTGGCACCCAGCGCGGTGAACAGCACGGTGCCGAGGATCGCGATACCCAGCGCCGAGCCGATCTGCCGGCTCGTGCTCTGCGTGCCCGAGCCCTGGCCGCTCTTGGCCACCGGGACGTCGACGAGCACGACACCGGTGATCTGCGCGGTCGCCAGGCCGACGCCGAGGCCGTACACGAACAGCGCCGGCAGGGTCGGCCACCAGGCGCGGGTGGCCGAGATCGCCAGCCCGAGGGACACGATCCCGACGATCTCCAGGACGATGCCGAGCCGGACCGCGAATACCGCGCCGCGGTTCTGGGCCAGCTGGGCGCCGAAGCCGCTCGCAGCGAACGAGCCGAGGGCCAGCGGGAGCAGGGCCGCGCCCGTCTCGAACGCGCTGAAGCCGCGCACGTTCTGGAACCACAACGGCAGGGAGAACAGGATGCCGAACTCCCCGAGGCTCACGATGAGCGCCACGACGTTGCCGTTGCGGAAGGAGGAGATCCTGAACAGGTCGAGGTCGAGCAGGACCGGCAGCCCGGCGGCGTGTCGGCGGCGTTCCAGCCACACGAACAGCGCGAGGGCGGCGACGCCGACGGCGAACGCGACCAGCACCGGGGAGATCGACCACGTCCACGTCCACTTCAGGAAGGTGAACGGCTTGTCCAGGCTCCACCAGCCGTAGTTGCGCCCTTCGATGAGGCCGAAGACGATCCCGGTGAAGCCGACCACGGACAGCAGCGCGCCGAGATAGTCCGCACCGCCGGCGACGGCGCCCTCTTTGGACTCGCGGACGAAGACCAGCGTGCCGATCGCGACCGCGATGCCCAGCGGGATGTTGATGCCGAATGCCCACCGCCAGGAGTACGAGGTGGTGAGCCACCCGCCGAGCAGCGGGCCGAGGGCGGCCGTACCGCCGATGGTCGAGCCCCAGATCGCGAACGCGATGGCCCGGTCCTTGCCCCGGAAGCCCGCGTTGAGCAGGGA encodes the following:
- a CDS encoding MFS transporter, whose translation is MSNESAVDVTGTHDRRRWWGLAFIALGVAMIIVDATIVNVAVPTIIDELHITSTQAQWVQEAYTLVFASTLLVFGRLADRFGRRLLFLLGVAIFTASSVLAAMAPDGTALIAARVAQGIGGAMMLPTSLSLLNAGFRGKDRAIAFAIWGSTIGGTAALGPLLGGWLTTSYSWRWAFGINIPLGIAVAIGTLVFVRESKEGAVAGGADYLGALLSVVGFTGIVFGLIEGRNYGWWSLDKPFTFLKWTWTWSISPVLVAFAVGVAALALFVWLERRRHAAGLPVLLDLDLFRISSFRNGNVVALIVSLGEFGILFSLPLWFQNVRGFSAFETGAALLPLALGSFAASGFGAQLAQNRGAVFAVRLGIVLEIVGIVSLGLAISATRAWWPTLPALFVYGLGVGLATAQITGVVLVDVPVAKSGQGSGTQSTSRQIGSALGIAILGTVLFTALGANLDRQLEQVPSLSAQQRAAAVESVKVTAGAVIPELESNPVTQPIAQRAQVALSKASSLSAYVAAGFLGLGLLASFALHGRATGIAAPPKDERVEPAGEADVEVTSGP